From the Primulina tabacum isolate GXHZ01 chromosome 15, ASM2559414v2, whole genome shotgun sequence genome, one window contains:
- the LOC142525962 gene encoding uncharacterized protein LOC142525962 has translation MVQQNQFAGTAIADPHVHLRTFLEITDTVKINNVPDDIIRLHLFPFSLRDKARGWLQSLPLGSIITWQELATKFLSKYFSLAKSAQLKIEISTFRQTDFDQLYEACERSGVKRTAGVYAVDPITSLTAQVSALTTQKATMNKVSTSNTEGPSVVVEESQFPEEVQYINNKNFGGYGGYRGKTSFEDLVGAFVAESGKRMARTESKLDSLETHMSNIGASLKILESQVGQITKQLTSQPSDAVQKTADPNLREVNAVFIQHEEIGGQLVEKAICDSGASVNIMPSFIYEKLGLSGIKPTEVILQLTDKLVKVPLGCVENVELKIDKLRLPADFVVLDVENNKNVRIILGRPFLATAGAIIDLKQRKLTMDVEGQRVEIKASKSSHDPP, from the exons atggttcaacagaaccaatttGCGGGAACTGCCATTGCCGATCCTCACGTTCATTTGAGGACTTTCCTGGAGATCACggatacggtaaaaattaataatgttcctgatgatattattaggCTGCATTTGTTTCCGTTTTCTCTCAGAGAcaaagcaagaggatggctccaatcattGCCACTGGGGAGCATCATAACATGGCAAGAGTTGGCAACAAAGTTTCTGTCTAAATATTTCTCCCTtgcaaagtctgcacagttgaagattgagatcagTACTTtcaggcagactgactttgatCAGCTTTATGAGGCATGCGAaag gtcaggagtaaagaggACAGCTGGAGTTTATGCTGTGGATCCTATCACATCACTCACTGCGCAAGTATCAGCATTGACTACACAGAAAGCGACTATGAATAAAGTGAGTACATCAAACACTGAGGGACCATCGGTTGTTGTTGAAGAATCACAATTTCCAGAAGAAGTTCAATATATAAACAACAAGAATTTTGGAGgctatggaggatatcgag GGAAGACATCATTTGAGGATTTGGTTGGagcatttgttgctgaatctggaAAGAGAATGGCTAGGACTGAGTCTAAACTTGACAGCCTTGAGACACACATGTCGAATATTGGTGCTTCCTTGAAAATCCTTGAGTCGCAAGTGGGGCAGATAACGAAGCAACTCACGTCTCAACCGTCAGACGCAGTACAAAAGACTGCAGACCCAAATCTGAGAGAAGTGAATGCCGTTTTTATACAGCACGAGGAGATTG GGGGTCAATTGGTGGAAAAAGCTATCTGTGATTCAGGAGCAAGTGTGAATATAATGCCAAGTTTTATTTACGAGaaacttggactgagcgggatcAAACCCACAGAAGTAATCTTGCAGCTAACAGATAAATTGGTGAAGGTGCCATTGGGTTGTGTAGAAAATGTTGAACTTAAAATTGATAAATTGAGGCTACCAGCAGATTTCGTGGTACTTGACGTGGAGAACAATAAGAATGTTCGTAtcattctaggacgaccattCTTAGCTACTGCTGGAGCCATCATCGACTTGAAACAAAGAAAATTGACAATGGATGTCGAAGGTCAAAGGGTGGAGATCAAAGCATCCAAAAGTTCTCACGACCCACCTTGA